The proteins below come from a single Nitrospirota bacterium genomic window:
- a CDS encoding OmpH family outer membrane protein — protein sequence MNIRRDRLAQSAETVVLTLALWAMTSSFALAADFKMGVVDPQAVLEKSKAGKRALDGLREYVSTRQKLLASDEEELRNLEKQLKDQEATLSEAAKKEKQEKFRVKVQDYQKRAQQFNQELQVKQKELIDEYMKKISAATQTVAEKGGYSIVVDKGSEQTVKIVIYNKDTIDLTDQVIKEFDRQNK from the coding sequence ATGAACATTCGGCGGGATCGTCTGGCGCAGTCGGCCGAAACGGTCGTCTTGACCCTTGCACTCTGGGCGATGACTTCCTCGTTCGCTTTGGCTGCGGACTTCAAGATGGGGGTGGTGGACCCGCAGGCGGTGTTGGAAAAATCCAAAGCCGGCAAGCGCGCGCTGGACGGGCTGCGGGAATACGTCTCCACCCGTCAAAAGCTGCTCGCCAGCGATGAGGAGGAACTGCGAAACCTTGAGAAACAGCTCAAGGACCAGGAAGCCACCTTGAGCGAAGCGGCGAAGAAGGAAAAGCAGGAAAAGTTCCGCGTCAAGGTGCAGGATTACCAGAAACGCGCGCAGCAGTTCAATCAGGAACTACAGGTGAAGCAGAAAGAGCTGATCGATGAGTATATGAAGAAGATCAGCGCGGCGACCCAGACGGTGGCGGAGAAAGGGGGATACTCCATCGTCGTCGACAAGGGCAGCGAGCAGACGGTCAAAATCGTCATCTACAACAAGGACACCATCGATCTTACCGATCAGGTCATCAAGGAATTCGACCGTCAGAACAAGTAA
- a CDS encoding DUF362 domain-containing protein — protein MGTTRRELFSRLGLGLSVWPALALAPRSVLSSLLFEPDGEPVPVKPVPVNPFTRNGRALVAMVHGRDPGAMLEAGLELIGGLDSLALRSKRVLIKPNVVNDRPPPTTTDPQVVASVVRAVRQGGAAEVIVADSSGIIRFPTSGNLTSTGIRAAAEQAGARVLALDEEPWVRIEPPGAKSLPRYYLSKPAYDADVFINVPVIKTHRFAEYSCCLKNLVGITHPRYRPSLAFLSGDWHERIAELNLGVHPHLNIADGRTVMVAGGPTSGTPAPANLLLLSGDRLALDAVAIALIRSFGAWPKLQGKRIWDQRQVKRGVELGLGIGGPDHMELVVRSTVDDRAQFDRLADAVRRDLFG, from the coding sequence ATGGGGACCACCCGCCGCGAGCTGTTCAGCCGCCTCGGCCTCGGTCTGAGCGTCTGGCCCGCGCTCGCCCTGGCGCCGCGATCGGTCCTGAGCAGCCTTCTTTTCGAGCCGGACGGGGAACCGGTTCCGGTCAAACCTGTTCCAGTCAATCCCTTCACGCGCAACGGCCGCGCATTGGTGGCGATGGTGCACGGCCGGGATCCGGGCGCCATGTTGGAGGCCGGCCTAGAACTGATCGGCGGGCTTGATTCTCTCGCCTTGCGGAGCAAGCGGGTCCTGATCAAACCGAACGTCGTGAACGACCGGCCTCCGCCGACCACGACCGATCCGCAGGTCGTCGCGTCGGTCGTCCGAGCGGTCAGGCAGGGCGGCGCCGCCGAGGTCATTGTGGCGGACAGCTCCGGAATCATCCGGTTCCCCACGTCGGGCAATCTGACCAGCACCGGCATCCGGGCTGCCGCGGAACAGGCCGGCGCGCGGGTGCTTGCGCTGGACGAAGAGCCGTGGGTCAGGATCGAGCCGCCCGGCGCCAAATCGCTGCCGCGATACTATCTGTCGAAGCCCGCCTATGACGCCGATGTCTTCATCAATGTCCCGGTCATCAAGACCCACCGGTTCGCCGAATATTCCTGTTGCCTCAAGAACCTGGTGGGGATCACCCATCCCCGGTATCGACCTTCTTTGGCGTTCCTGTCGGGCGATTGGCACGAACGAATCGCCGAACTGAATCTGGGCGTGCATCCGCATCTCAACATCGCCGACGGCAGGACGGTCATGGTTGCAGGCGGGCCGACCAGCGGCACACCTGCGCCGGCGAATCTGTTGTTGCTGAGCGGGGATCGTCTGGCGTTGGATGCGGTCGCCATCGCGCTGATCCGCTCGTTCGGGGCGTGGCCGAAGTTGCAGGGAAAACGGATCTGGGACCAACGCCAGGTCAAGCGGGGGGTCGAACTCGGGTTGGGGATCGGAGGGCCGGATCACATGGAACTGGTGGTCCGATCGACCGTGGACGACCGTGCGCAGTTCGACCGCCTGGCGGATGCGGTCAGGCGTGATCTGTTCGGATAG
- a CDS encoding rhodanese-like domain-containing protein — MTHNPGFLKLVEDAKRRIKECTIAEVKAKLDRGERFHFIDVREDHEFAKDHAKGARHLGRGIIERDIETVIPDKQAEIILYCGGGFRSALAADSLRRMGYANVVSMDGGIRAWREAGYPMEQGGGA, encoded by the coding sequence ATGACGCACAATCCCGGATTCCTGAAACTGGTCGAGGATGCCAAGCGGCGCATCAAAGAGTGCACGATTGCGGAGGTGAAAGCCAAGCTCGATCGCGGCGAGAGGTTCCACTTCATCGACGTGCGGGAAGACCATGAATTCGCCAAAGATCACGCCAAAGGCGCCAGACACCTGGGCCGCGGCATCATCGAACGCGACATCGAGACGGTGATTCCCGACAAACAGGCCGAGATTATCCTGTACTGCGGCGGAGGATTCCGGTCCGCTCTCGCTGCCGACAGTCTCCGCCGGATGGGATACGCCAACGTCGTCTCGATGGACGGCGGAATCAGAGCCTGGCGCGAAGCCGGCTATCCGATGGAGCAGGGGGGCGGCGCATAA
- a CDS encoding PA0069 family radical SAM protein, whose product MSIGAMRTVANPPNPFESEHREFLEPPPQVRLQVFEDATREILSRNDSPDLPFRWSLNPYRGCFHACAYCYARPTHEYWGFGAGTDFESKIIVKPAAPALLRRTFDKPSWKGELIVFSGNTDCYQPLEATYGLTRACLQVCADYRNPVGIITKGALVLRDLDVLARLNREAWVRVYLSIPFADDSVARKVEPQAPSTSRRLETLRALSDAGIPTGISISPIIPGLNDDDIPELLVRARQAGAKEAMSVMLRLSGNVEPVFLERMAAAFPDRIGTIVSRIREVRAGKLTEGDFFSRHEGTGPYWRMIEQLFEISRRKAGFPDEYDEPVPNTFRRPGAAQATLF is encoded by the coding sequence GTGAGCATAGGCGCTATGCGCACGGTCGCCAATCCGCCCAATCCGTTCGAGTCCGAGCACCGCGAGTTCCTGGAACCGCCGCCGCAGGTGCGGTTGCAGGTGTTCGAGGACGCCACGCGGGAGATCCTCAGCCGTAACGACAGTCCGGACTTGCCCTTTCGCTGGAGCCTGAATCCCTATCGAGGCTGCTTTCACGCGTGCGCCTACTGCTACGCGCGACCCACGCACGAATACTGGGGCTTCGGCGCCGGCACCGACTTCGAGTCGAAAATCATCGTCAAGCCCGCCGCGCCGGCGTTGTTGCGGCGCACCTTCGACAAGCCGTCGTGGAAGGGCGAGCTGATCGTCTTTTCCGGAAACACCGACTGCTACCAGCCGCTGGAGGCGACCTACGGGCTCACGCGCGCCTGCCTGCAGGTCTGCGCCGACTATCGCAATCCGGTCGGCATCATCACCAAAGGCGCGCTGGTGCTGCGCGATCTCGACGTGCTCGCCAGGCTGAACCGGGAAGCGTGGGTGCGCGTCTACCTCAGCATTCCGTTTGCCGACGATTCGGTCGCCCGGAAAGTCGAACCGCAGGCGCCCTCCACGAGCAGGCGGCTCGAGACGCTCAGGGCATTGAGCGACGCGGGCATCCCCACCGGGATCTCCATCTCGCCGATCATTCCGGGGCTCAACGACGACGACATTCCGGAGTTGCTGGTCCGAGCCAGACAGGCCGGCGCCAAAGAAGCCATGTCGGTGATGCTTCGCTTGTCCGGCAACGTGGAACCGGTCTTCCTCGAACGCATGGCGGCGGCGTTTCCGGACCGGATCGGAACCATCGTCAGCAGGATCCGCGAGGTGCGGGCAGGTAAGTTGACCGAGGGCGATTTTTTCTCGCGCCACGAGGGAACCGGGCCCTACTGGCGGATGATCGAGCAATTGTTCGAGATCAGCCGGCGGAAGGCCGGATTTCCCGACGAATATGACGAGCCGGTTCCGAACACCTTCAGGCGTCCCGGAGCCGCGCAAGCGACGTTGTTCTGA